A single region of the Neotabrizicola shimadae genome encodes:
- a CDS encoding VOC family protein, whose amino-acid sequence MKIRYLHTMVRVLDLEKSIAFYKLLGLEETRRYDNEGGRFTLVFMAPPGQPECPVELTYNWDGDAGLPSDSRHFGHLAYDVENIYDVCAHLQANGVTINRPPRDGRMAFVRSPDNVSIELLQMGEALPPAEPWKSMPNTGHW is encoded by the coding sequence ATGAAGATCCGCTATCTGCACACCATGGTCCGGGTGCTGGACCTTGAGAAATCCATCGCCTTCTACAAGCTTCTGGGGCTGGAGGAGACGCGGCGGTACGACAATGAGGGCGGGCGCTTCACGCTGGTGTTCATGGCACCGCCAGGCCAGCCGGAGTGCCCGGTGGAACTGACCTACAACTGGGACGGCGATGCTGGCCTGCCGAGCGACAGCCGGCATTTCGGCCACCTGGCCTATGACGTGGAGAACATCTACGACGTCTGTGCCCATCTGCAGGCCAATGGCGTGACGATCAACCGCCCGCCGCGCGACGGGCGCATGGCCTTTGTGCGCAGCCCCGACAATGTGTCGATCGAACTGTTGCAGATGGGCGAGGCTTTGCCCCCGGCGGAACCCTGGAAATCCATGCCGAATACCGGGCATTGGTGA